Proteins encoded by one window of Salvia splendens isolate huo1 chromosome 14, SspV2, whole genome shotgun sequence:
- the LOC121765992 gene encoding gamma carbonic anhydrase-like 2, mitochondrial, which translates to MATITRLCRRILPRTQSTWAPGRAFSAEAAQAAETPPPPAPLIRESPDRVKWDYRGQRKAIPLGQWAPKVAVDAYVAPNVVLAGQVVVWDGASVWPGAVLRGDLNKISVGFCSNVQERCVVHAAWSSPTGLPAETLIERFVTIGAYSLLRSCTIEPECIIGQHSILMEGSLVETHSILEAGSVVPPGRRIPSGELWAGNPAKFVRVLTHEETLEIPKLAVAINDLSRNYCSEFLPYSTAYLEVEKLKKSLGIPI; encoded by the exons ATGGCAACAATTACCCGATTGTGCAGAAGAATACTGCCCCGCACCCAATCCACCTGGGCTCCGGGCCGGGCTTTCTCAGCAGAAGCAGCTCAAGCTGCAGAAACCCCGCCCCCACCGGCTCCGCTTATCCGCGAGTCGCCGGATCGAGTGAAATGGGACTACCGGGGCCAGCGTAAGGCCATACCTCTGGGCCAGTGGGCCCCCAAGGTCGCCGTCGACGCCTACGTCGCGCCCAACGTCGTCTTGGCCGGCCAAGTCGTGGTCTGGGACGGCGCTTCCGTGTGGCCCGGCGCTGTTCTTCGCGGTGACCTTAACAAGATCTCTGTTGGATTCTGCTCCAATGTGCAGGAGCGCTGCGTTGTGCACGCCGCCTGGTCTTCTCCTACGG GTTTACCAGCCGAAACACTAATTGAGAGGTTCGTCACAATTGGTGCATACAGTCTGCTGCGCTCTTGCACAATAGAGCCTGAATGCATTATTGGGCAGCACTCGATTCTAATGGAAGGTTCCTTGGTCGAAACACATTCCATCCTTGAGGCTGGATCCGTTGTTCCACCAGGAAGGAGAATACCAAGTGGGGAGCTGTGGGCAGGAAATCCTGCAAAGTTTGTGAGGGTTTTGACTCATGAGGAGACACTAGAGATCCCTAAACTTGCTGTCGCGATAAACGACCTGAGCAGAAACTACTGCTCTGAGTTTTTGCCTTATTCAACTGCATATTTGGAAGtggagaaattgaagaaatctCTAGGTATTCCCATTTGA
- the LOC121763392 gene encoding uncharacterized protein LOC121763392, with protein sequence MACNKDEAVRAKGIAEKLLLQRDIFGAKKFALKAHSLFPELDGLSQFLEIIDVYVAHEKKINGVSNYYGMFGVDPLSDEDIIKKQYKRMALFLHPDKNKSVGAAGAFQILSEAWGVLRDKDKRSEYDLKVNIRSSNQTARFSTSNFQQSPPFSNSNGQVHNFQNNARPAFPAQYIPTPSAPFSNSNGPSRRPMTSSSSFFRPDTFWTLCNGCNVQYEYTNIFLNQTLLCRRCRLPFLATAIPDPPVHSRSSRPRPFPNQQQQDMHAAAQPSASRTSQTPSSHTSKKEAKRRHEMPINMEKENGPSSVPEKAETASASHTTSPVLNKERPAKRRRKDGQKCDDHNEGSQGVAGSGVYMKKASADAKGKFVAEQPKSTRELSQRNIRAMLIGKAKTEIRHQLNEWEKEKVTSSLSNGQDTGNVVHASSNNSRIHPETKDEPKLEPLKSSTFKETVVEAKPDDFVSMSVPDANFHNFDDGRVENSFANNQVWAAYDDDDGMPRYYAMIHRVISRSPFKMQISWLNSKSTSEFGSLDWVASGFTKTTGNFRAGKFVVSERLNSFSHPVTWKKGLRGVIHILPIKGEVWALYRNWSADWDENTPDETIHKYDLVVVLKDYNEETGVSVAPLVKVAGFTSVFNQLPDQRGIKTIPREEMFRFSHQVPFHFLNGLETENAPKNCYELDPAALPLELLNAITDVKSAEQVVADPGMLREPGLRNGMKTESCPIKAHTNQRSGVEDTKHVLTYSRRNKGKK encoded by the coding sequence ATGGCGTGCAATAAAGATGAAGCTGTCAGGGCAAAAGGAATTGCAGAGAAGTTGCTACTACAGAGAGATATTTTTGGAGCTAAAAAGTTTGCTTTAAAGGCTCACAGCCTCTTTCCTGAGCTTGATGGTCTGTCTCAGTTCCTTGAGATCATTGATGTGTATGTAGCACATGAGAAGAAAATAAATGGAGTATCAAACTATTATGGAATGTTTGGGGTAGATCCACTTTCTGATGAAGATATTATAAAGAAACAATACAAAAGAATGGCTCTCTTTCTTCATCCTGATAAAAACAAGTCTGTAGGGGCTGCTGGAGCATTCCAAATATTATCTGAGGCATGGGGTGTATTGCGAGATAAGGATAAGAGAAGTGAATATGACCTGAAAGTGAACATACGATCTTCAAATCAGACTGCCAGATTCAGTACATCAAATTTTCAGCAGTCGCCACCATTCTCTAACTCGAATGGTCAGGTTCACAATTTTCAAAACAATGCACGCCCAGCCTTTCCTGCACAGTATATTCCTACTCCAAGCGCACCATTCTCCAATTCGAATGGTCCTTCCAGAAGACCGATGACCTCCAGCTCTAGCTTCTTTCGACCAGACACATTCTGGACATTGTGCAATGGGTGCAACGTGCAGTATGAGTACACAAACATATTTCTCAATCAGACTCTTCTTTGTCGCCGCTGCCGTCTGCCCTTTTTGGCGACAGCTATACCTGATCCACCTGTACATAGCCGCAGTTCACGCCCCCGTCCCTTCCCAAATCAACAACAGCAAGATATGCACGCTGCTGCACAGCCATCAGCTTCAAGAACCTCTCAAACTCCTTCATCCCATACATCTAAGAAGGAAGCCAAAAGAAGGCATGAAATGCCTATTAACATGGAGAAAGAAAATGGTCCTTCAAGTGTGCCAGAAAAAGCCGAAACAGCTTCAGCTTCGCATACCACTTCCCCTGTACTAAACAAAGAGAGGCCAGCCAAAAGGAGACGTAAAGATGGCCAAAAGTGTGATGATCACAATGAAGGAAGCCAAGGGGTAGCAGGAAGTGGGGTATATATGAAGAAGGCTTCAGCAGATGCTAAAGGGAAATTTGTGGCCGAGCAGCCCAAAAGTACAAGGGAGTTATCTCAGAGAAACATACGTGCTATGCTGATAGGGAAGGCTAAGACAGAGATCCGTCACCAGCTAAATGAATgggagaaagaaaaagtgaccTCGTCACTTTCAAATGGACAGGATACGGGCAATGTCGTGCATGCTTCGAGCAACAATTCCAGAATTCATCCAGAGACAAAAGATGAACCGAAGTTAGAGCCTTTGAAATCCTCCACTTTCAAAGAGACTGTTGTGGAAGCGAAGCCTGATGATTTTGTCTCCATGAGTGTTCCAGATGCAAATTTCCATAATTTTGATGATGGCAGGGTAGAGAACTCATTTGCTAATAACCAGGTATGGGCTgcatatgatgatgatgatggcatGCCTCGTTATTATGCTATGATTCATCGTGTCATATCCAGGAGCCCATTCAAGATGCAAATAAGCTGGTTAAATTCCAAATCCACTTCTGAATTTGGATCCCTTGACTGGGTTGCTTCTGGCTTCACCAAGACTACTGGGAATTTCAGGGCTGGTAAGTTTGTAGTCAGTGAAAGACTAAACTCTTTCTCTCATCCAGTTACTTGGAAAAAGGGATTAAGAGGAGTTATCCACATTTTGCCAATAAAGGGGGAAGTTTGGGCGTTGTACAGGAACTGGTCCGCTGATTGGGACGAGAACACACCAGATGAAACAATACACAAATATGATCTGGTAGTGGTACTTAAAGACTACAATGAAGAAACAGGTGTTTCAGTTGCTCCTCTTGTTAAAGTGGCAGGGTTCACCTCAGTGTTTAACCAGCTTCCGGATCAGAGAGGGATCAAGACCATTCCAAGAGAAGAGATGTTTAGATTCTCCCATCAGGTCCCATTTCACTTCTTGAATGGTCTAGAAACTGAAAATGCACCTAAGAATTGCTATGAACTGGATCCTGCTGCTCTCCCTTTGGAACTTCTTAACGCGATTACAGATGTTAAGTCGGCCGAGCAAGTAGTTGCTGATCCTGGGATGCTTAGAGAACCAGGCCTCAGAAATGGGATGAAGACAGAATCCTGTCCAATAAAAGCCCATACAAATCAGAGAAGTGGAGTTGAAGATACCAAGCATGTTTTAACATATAGTAGGAGAAACAAAGGAAAGAAGTAA